The DNA window ATCATTCTGATGAGCCTGGATCTTCTGCGTCAGAGCAGCGACATTCTGGCGGTGCCGGGCAATGGCAGCAGTCAGATCATCACCTATATCGCCTGGCGCACACCGCAGGTCGTAGCGCAGTTCCTGCCGTTCTCGGTACTTTTGGGCACGCTGATCATGCTGGCGGGCATGAACCAGAACAGCGAGATCGTGGCGATGAAGGCAGCGGGCCTTTCGGCGCATCAGATCCTGGCCCCGCTGGTGGTGACGGCGATCGGCATCGCCTTTCTCACCTTCATCTTCAACGATCATGTGCTGGCCCCCACCAGCGCCAAGCTGAAGGCCTGGCAAGCCGTCGATTATGCGCAAGTTCCGGGGCAAAGCGACATCCGCACCAGAGTGTGGGTGCTCGATGGGGACGATCTGATCTTTGCCAAGACGGTGATTGGCGGCGGGCCGTCCATGATCCTGAAGGACGTACGGATTAACGAGCGCGTGAACGGCGAACTGACATCCGTCACTCAGGGTCCGGTTGCGCGCTGGACCGATGACGGCTGGACGCTGAACGATGCCACCACCTTCACCGTGGCGAACGCCGCCACCAGCACCGCACCGATAGTCCGGTTCGGGCAAGGACTGGAGCCCAGCCGGTTCACGATCAGTTCGCTCGATGCCGACAGCCTGGGTTTCGCAGCCCTGCGCGAGGCAATCGATGCGCAGAAAGCTGCCGGTCGGCCAGTTGAGGGCGCAGAGGCTGCCTGGTGGCACAAGCTATCAGGCCCCCTCGCCTCCATCCTCATGCCGCTGTTGGGATCGATCGCCGGCTTCGGCCTTGCGCGCGCGGGCAAGACCTTCGTGCGCGTCGTGATCGGCATGGCACTGGGCTTCACCTATTTCGTGGTCGATAATTTCGCGCTCGCGATGGGCAATCTGGGCGCTTACGATCCCTTCATCGCCGCCTGGGCGCCGTTTTTCCTGTTCCTCCTGCTGGGCGAGACGGTACTGATACGCTCTGAGGAATAGGCTTCGGTGGTGGAGGCCCCGATCGCTGATCGATGCCTCCTTCACCTTACGTCAATCACGACAGAAATATGGTGATCGATAGAGGATGCGGCCGTAAATGCGCCGCAAAGCCTTATTATAAAAAACACTGGCGTCGCCGGCCCTGCCGTGCGGCGCATTGAAGAACTAGGGATTAGGACGAAGGCTATGGCCAGCGCGGACACCGCATCGAGCAATTTCTGGAACCGGTCGCATTATCTGGATCGCATGAACCTGCGAGAACTGATCGTGGCCTATTTCCAGCATTACACGATCATATCCTATCTGCTGCTGACCGCGGCCAGCGTCGCTGTGTTCGTTTTCTATCCCGCCAGCCCGCTGGCGACTGCCGGCGCAGTGCTTGCAGCAGTCGTGATCTATCCGCTGGCGTGGTATCTGCTGCACCGCTTCGTCCTACACGGGCAGTGGATGTACAAGCGCAAAATGTTCGCAAAGACCTGGAAGCGCATCCATTACGATCATCATCAGGATCCCAACCATCTCGAAGTGCTTTTCGGCGCCCTTCACACCACGTTGCCCACGATTGCAGTGGCGACGCTGCCGGTGGGCTATCTGATTGGCGGCATCGGCGGCGCGGCGGCCGCGTTTGCCACGGGCCTTCTCGCCACTTGCTATTATGAATTCGTGCACTGCATGCAGCATCTGGCGTTCAAGCCGAAGAGCAAGCTCATCTCTTATATGAAGCAGCGGCATCTGGAGCACCACTTTCACCACGAGAGCGGCAATTACGGAATCACCAACTATGGTTGGGACAAGATTTTCCGCACTTATTATCACCGCAAGGACATTCCCAAGCGCAGCGCGACGGTGTTCAACCTGGGCTATGACGAGGAAGTGGCGAAGAGCTATCCCTGGGTGAAGGAGCTGTCCGGTGGCATTGCGTCGGGACACCCCCGCCGCCGCTCGCAGGTGAAGAGCGACGCCTGAGGCTTGCTGAAATGGTCCCGTTGTGCTCCTGCGAAAACTGGAGCCCGGGGCCTTCAGAGCTTCGCCGAACCCCGGGCTTCTGCATGCGCAGGAGCCCTTTTTCGTGACCGACCTTCAAATCATCCCCGTCACCGACAAGCACGGTGAGAATGATTTTATCGAGCTACCCTATCGTCTCTATCAGGACGATCCGGCCTGGGTGCCGCCGCTGCGCAGCGATGTTCGCGAACTGCTGAACCGCAAGAAGAACCCGTTTTTCGATCATGCCCGCATGCAGTTGTTTCTGGCCAAGCGGGGCAGCAAAGTGGTGGGGCGGATTTCCGCGCATATCGACGACCTGGCTCTCGCTCAGCCGCCCGAACAGGGCATGGGACCGGGTGTCGGCAATTTCGGCATGCTGGAGGTTGAGGACGAAGCCGCCGCTCATGCGCTGATCCATGCAGCCGAAGAATGGCTGCGCGGTCACGGCATGAGCCGCGCGCTAGGCCCCCTTTCGCTGTCGATCTGGGATGAGCCGGGCCTGCTGACAAAGGGCCAGGACCATAGCCCCACGGTCATGATGGGCCATCATAAAGCCTCCTATGAAAGATGGGTCGAGGCTGCCGGATACCGCCCCGTCAAACAGCTGAGCACATGGGAACTCGACATTGCCCAGGACTTCCCGCCACTGATTGACCGCATCATTCAGTCTGGCGAGCGCAGCAGCCGCATCCATGTGCGCAAGGTAGATAAGTCGAAATTCGACGAGGAAGCGGGGATCATCCTCAATATCCTTAACGATGCCTGGTCGGACAATTGGGGCTACGTGCCGCTGACCGATAGAGAGATCGCCTATGCCGGCAAGAAGCTGAAGCCAATCGTGAAGGAAGACCTTATCCGCATTGCGGAGGTGGAGGGTCGACCGGTCGCCTTCATGATGACGCTGCCGGATTTGAATGAGCCGCTGAAGGGCATGAACGGTTCGCTATGGCCGTTTAATTGGGCGAAGTTGCTGCTTTGGCTGCGCAATCCACGGGTGCGCACCATGCGCGTGCCGCTGATGGGGGTACTGAAGGAATATCAGGGCACCCGTCTTGCCAGCCAGCTCGCTTTCATGATGATCGAATATATCCGCCGCGCCTCGGTAGCCCATTACGGCGCGACGCGCGGCGAGATCGGCTGGATTCTTGACGACAATCAAGGAATGATCGCAATCGCCGATGCGATCGAGAGCCGCGTGAACCGCGTCTACACCGTCTACGAAAAGGCGCTCTAGGTCAGAACAGCTTCGATACGCCGATATAGAGCTGCAGGTCCGGACTGTCGCTATCCAGCGCCACCACGGTGCCGGCATCGAATTGCAGCAATGGCTTCGGCGTCCAGGCCGCGCTGACCGAAGCCACCGGCGCCCAGACGTCGCCGGAAGGATCGTTGTCATAGCTGAGGCCGACTTCGCCTGTCACACCCACGGTGTCGGACACCGACTGGCTGAGGCCGAGATATTGAGTCGCCGCGAAGTGTCGGCCGTCGCCGTCCGAATCCACTGCTGCCGCAAGAATACCCGTCGCGCCGAAGCTCAGCCCCGAACCCAGCGAGAAGCTGCTGGGAATTACCACGCCCGTGCTCCAGTCGCCCGCGGAAACCGAGGAAGCGCCGACCGGAACGGTAACGTACGGCTCGATGGCCAGCGCGATATTGCCGCCGTCATTGCCGATCAGATTGCGCCGCACGCCCAGACGGACATCGGAAAAACCCCCATTTTCGGTGATCATCGATCCGACGCGGTTGTAATTATGCGTATAGGCAGTGAAGCCGACCTGCACCTCGGTCTTGTCATCGATGCCGTAGCGCAAAAAGCTGTCGCCGATTGAAACGCTGTCGCTGCGCATGTTGTCGCTTTCGTCCAGCGACCATCCCAGGGCGCCGATTTCGACACTGACATGCCCCTCGCCCGTGGTGCAGGTACTGCTGCCAAGGCCCGGGCGGTTGGGACAGAAGCGCGGACCATCACTTTGCGCATCTGCCGGAGCAGCAGAAATCCCTGCAATCAAAGCGGCGGCGGCAAGGAAACATGTTTTCATGACAGGGCCTTTCGAGCCAAATTGCCAAAAGCGGACGCAAAGCACGTTCCAAGAAACGGGCTTCAATCGGCCAGCTCGATCCAGGTCGGAGCATGATCGCTCGCTTTTTCGCGGCCTCGATATTCCTTATCGACGCCGCTCGCGCGCAACCGGTCGGCAGCCTCCGGCGAGCACAGAAGATGGTCGATGCGGAAGCCATGATCCTGCTGCCAGGCGCCGCGCTGATAATCCCAGAAGGTCCAGATGCCGCCCGCAGGGTGCTGCGTCGCCAGCGCATCGGTCCAGCCATCCGCTAGCAGGCGGCGATAAGCGGCGCGCGATTCGGGCTGCATCAGCGCATCGTCCTTCATCGCGCGCACCGAGAAGGTGTCCCGATCATGCGGGATGACATTATAGTCGCCGGCTAAAACCGCCGGGATTTCCTCCGCCCAGATCTCGGCGGCACGGGCGCGAAGGCGCTCCATCCAACGCAGCTTGTAATCGAATTTCGGGCCAGGCTGCGGATTGCCGTTGGGCAAATAGATGCTGGCGATGCGTAGGCCGTGCGCGTCGGCCTCCAGATAGCGGGACTGTTCGTCTTCCGGATCGCCTTCCAGGCCGCGGCGGACCTCCTTCGGCTCCTGCCCTTTCGCGAGGATGGCGACGCCGTTGAAACCCTTCTGACCGTGGATCAGAACGCCATAGCCCGCTTTCTCGAGATCGCCGACCGGCACGCCCTCGTCCGCGCTCTTCAGCTCCTGCAGACACACGATGTCGGGTGCGCGCTCCTCCAGCCATTCGACGAGTCGCGGAAGGCGCGCCTTCACGCCGTTGATATTGAAACTGGCTATGAGCATGGCTGCGTTGGTAGCGCGGCGCGACGCTGATGTCAGGAGGATTTGCGGACAGCGTGAGATGCCACGACACCGCGTCGGTTGAAATCACGACAAACATTGCAACCGCGCAGCCGCGATCGCAATCCGAATCAGACCGAGAAACTGGTCCCGCAACCGCAGCCCGACGCCGCGTTCGGGTTCTTCACCTCGAAATGCTTGCCGCCGAGCGATTCGACAAAATCGACTGCGCTGCCGCGCACCAGATCGAGACTGATTGCGTCGACGGCAAGCTGCACTCCCTGCTCTTCCGCAACGGTATCGTCAGGCTCGATCGCGTCGGCGAGGCCGAACTTGTATTGGAAGCCGGAACAGCCCCCGCCCTCCACGGACAGACGCAGGATAGCCGGCACTCCCTGTTTCTCGGCGATCACGGAGACGCGGCGGGCCGCGGCGGGGAGGAGAATGATGGGAGCATCGGTCATGGACACAAGATAGGACCAACAAAAAGGGGCGGCAAGGTCTGGCCCTGCGCGCCCCGGAGTCTTTGCACCCTCTCCCAAAGGTGACCTTGGTAGGCGGGAACGGGGTTAGTCGTTCGGACCGCCTATATCGTCAGTAGCACCGGAATTATCTGCAAGTAAAGTGCCGTTCATCTGGTTCATGAAGCTGAGCGGATTGACCGGCTTGCCCGCGATGCGGACTTCAT is part of the Novosphingopyxis iocasae genome and encodes:
- the lptG gene encoding LPS export ABC transporter permease LptG, which translates into the protein MKQLAFFPSSSMAWYMAKTFLKRVFAVLAMLVIILMSLDLLRQSSDILAVPGNGSSQIITYIAWRTPQVVAQFLPFSVLLGTLIMLAGMNQNSEIVAMKAAGLSAHQILAPLVVTAIGIAFLTFIFNDHVLAPTSAKLKAWQAVDYAQVPGQSDIRTRVWVLDGDDLIFAKTVIGGGPSMILKDVRINERVNGELTSVTQGPVARWTDDGWTLNDATTFTVANAATSTAPIVRFGQGLEPSRFTISSLDADSLGFAALREAIDAQKAAGRPVEGAEAAWWHKLSGPLASILMPLLGSIAGFGLARAGKTFVRVVIGMALGFTYFVVDNFALAMGNLGAYDPFIAAWAPFFLFLLLGETVLIRSEE
- a CDS encoding sterol desaturase family protein, translated to MASADTASSNFWNRSHYLDRMNLRELIVAYFQHYTIISYLLLTAASVAVFVFYPASPLATAGAVLAAVVIYPLAWYLLHRFVLHGQWMYKRKMFAKTWKRIHYDHHQDPNHLEVLFGALHTTLPTIAVATLPVGYLIGGIGGAAAAFATGLLATCYYEFVHCMQHLAFKPKSKLISYMKQRHLEHHFHHESGNYGITNYGWDKIFRTYYHRKDIPKRSATVFNLGYDEEVAKSYPWVKELSGGIASGHPRRRSQVKSDA
- a CDS encoding N-acetyltransferase — protein: MTDLQIIPVTDKHGENDFIELPYRLYQDDPAWVPPLRSDVRELLNRKKNPFFDHARMQLFLAKRGSKVVGRISAHIDDLALAQPPEQGMGPGVGNFGMLEVEDEAAAHALIHAAEEWLRGHGMSRALGPLSLSIWDEPGLLTKGQDHSPTVMMGHHKASYERWVEAAGYRPVKQLSTWELDIAQDFPPLIDRIIQSGERSSRIHVRKVDKSKFDEEAGIILNILNDAWSDNWGYVPLTDREIAYAGKKLKPIVKEDLIRIAEVEGRPVAFMMTLPDLNEPLKGMNGSLWPFNWAKLLLWLRNPRVRTMRVPLMGVLKEYQGTRLASQLAFMMIEYIRRASVAHYGATRGEIGWILDDNQGMIAIADAIESRVNRVYTVYEKAL
- a CDS encoding transporter, giving the protein MKTCFLAAAALIAGISAAPADAQSDGPRFCPNRPGLGSSTCTTGEGHVSVEIGALGWSLDESDNMRSDSVSIGDSFLRYGIDDKTEVQVGFTAYTHNYNRVGSMITENGGFSDVRLGVRRNLIGNDGGNIALAIEPYVTVPVGASSVSAGDWSTGVVIPSSFSLGSGLSFGATGILAAAVDSDGDGRHFAATQYLGLSQSVSDTVGVTGEVGLSYDNDPSGDVWAPVASVSAAWTPKPLLQFDAGTVVALDSDSPDLQLYIGVSKLF
- the xth gene encoding exodeoxyribonuclease III, producing the protein MLIASFNINGVKARLPRLVEWLEERAPDIVCLQELKSADEGVPVGDLEKAGYGVLIHGQKGFNGVAILAKGQEPKEVRRGLEGDPEDEQSRYLEADAHGLRIASIYLPNGNPQPGPKFDYKLRWMERLRARAAEIWAEEIPAVLAGDYNVIPHDRDTFSVRAMKDDALMQPESRAAYRRLLADGWTDALATQHPAGGIWTFWDYQRGAWQQDHGFRIDHLLCSPEAADRLRASGVDKEYRGREKASDHAPTWIELAD
- a CDS encoding HesB/IscA family protein → MTDAPIILLPAAARRVSVIAEKQGVPAILRLSVEGGGCSGFQYKFGLADAIEPDDTVAEEQGVQLAVDAISLDLVRGSAVDFVESLGGKHFEVKNPNAASGCGCGTSFSV